The following are encoded together in the Glycine soja cultivar W05 chromosome 5, ASM419377v2, whole genome shotgun sequence genome:
- the LOC114413301 gene encoding uncharacterized protein LOC114413301: protein MALQAPSFHIVNGNACLRRPLMNPFALKSSFFSGSLNLYLHPNHHHLTSAPPRISMRVASKQAYICRDCGYIYKDRTPFEKLPDNYFCPVCGAPKRRFRAYAPAVTKNDNDTAVRKARKAELQRDEAIGKAFPIAIVVGIAVLAGLYFYLNSQY, encoded by the exons atGGCCCTGCAGGCACCTAGCTTTCACATCGTCAATGGCAATGCTTGCCTGAGACGACCCTTGATGAACCCTTTTGCTCTAAAGTCATCCTTCTTCTCTGGTTCCCTCAATCTCTATCTTCATCCCAATCACCACCATCTTACTTCAGCTCCACCCAGGATTTCCATGCGCGTCGCTTCCAAACAGGCCTATATCTGTCGCGATTGCGG GTATATTTACAAAGACAGAACTCCCTTTGAGAAGTTGCCTGATAACTACTTCTGCCCTG TTTGTGGTGCTCCAAAGCGAAGATTTAGGGCCTATGCACCGGCTGTCACTAAAAATGACAATGACACAGCTGTTAGAAAGGCACGAAAAGCAGAACTACAGAGAGATGAAGCAATTGG GAAGGCATTTCCTATTGCAATTGTCGTGGGAATTGCAGTGCTTGCAGGATTATATTTCTATCTGAACAGCCAATACTAG
- the LOC114411395 gene encoding uncharacterized protein LOC114411395, translating to MAMASTATLRFFIYHAAAFYISRVDATLDKKLEQIGTTEALDLKGKGAVSQAVLAYQLYQKKFSGTRWERLEKRGAKKQRLMWASTNVKNPSYPDTFYVNSLIGPDTVAEITLSSFGASIDFNLTRPSSSCIHRPWYSFKNS from the exons ATGGCCATGGCTTCAACAGCCACCTTG cggttttttatttatcatgcaGCAGCTTTTTACATCAGTAGAGTGGATGCTACACTTGACAAGAAACTTGAGCAAATTGGTACTACTGAGGCTCTTGATCTCAAAGGAAAG GGTGCGGTTTCTCAAGCAGTCTTAGCTTACCAACTTTACCAGAAAAAGTTCTCTGGTACAAGATGGGAACGCTTAGAGAAGAGAGGTGCCAAGAAGCAGAGGTTGATGTGGGCCTCAACAAATGTGAAAAATCCATCTTACCCTGACACATTTTATGTTAATTCTCTTATTGGACCAGATACA gttGCTGAAATAACATTGTCTTCATTTGGTGCCTCTATTGATTTCAACCTTACTAGGCCAagctcttcatgcattcataGACCATGGTATTCTTTCAAGAACTCTTGA
- the LOC114413300 gene encoding uncharacterized protein At4g14100-like — protein MASATEAINKLLFIFLFLQQYSLLIMADDSVSVPVPADWPQQFHSVLFINRSGDLQKTDLWYDWPNGRNFNIIQHQLGVLKYDLEWDNGTSFYYTLEPFDKTCKIVHFEVGILRPNWLHGANYLGQEHVDNFLCNVWEKVDFISYYEDVLTRRPVKWIFSSSGMVAHVMTFEVGAVLEDKHWQAPVYCFGDAETQNKTSTSLLHSQDAFPGGSSHGILMR, from the exons ATGGCCTCTGCAACAGAAGCCATTAATAAATTGTTGTTCATATTCCTCTTTCTTCAACAATATTCCTTATTAATAATGGCGGATGATTCAGTTTCAGTTCCAGTTCCAGCTGATTGGCCGCAACAGTTCCACTCGGTTCTGTTCATAAACCGAAGCGGCGATCTCCAGAAAACGGACTTGTGGTACGACTGGCCCAACGGTCGCAACTTCAACATCATTCAACACCAGTTGGGTGTGCTCAAATACGACCTCGAATGGGACAATGGAACCTCCTTTTACTACACCCTCGAACCCTTCGACAAAACCTGCAAAATCGTCCATTTCGAGGTTGGCATTCTCCGCCCCAACTGGCTCCACGGCGCCAACTACCTCGGTCAGGAGCATGTCGACAACTTCCTCTGCAATGTTTGGGAGAAAGTTGACTTCATTTCTTACTACGAGGATGTCCTCACTCGAAGACCCGTCAAGTGGATCTTCTCCTCCTCCG GGATGGTTGCTCATGTGATGACATTTGAGGTTGGTGCGGTGCTTGAGGATAAACACTGGCAGGCTCCTGTCTACTGTTTTGGTGACGCTGAGACACAGAACAAAACAAGTACCTCCCTCTTACATTCACAAGATGCTTTTCCTGGTGGTTCTTCTCATGGGATTTTAATGAGATAG